DNA sequence from the Eisenibacter elegans DSM 3317 genome:
CATTTGTGCAGGGCGGGCTTAGTAGCACTACCGTTTCTACACTTACAAAAGCCAATAGAAAGTCCAAAAGTTCAATTTAGCCCTTCTGCCCGCCTTGAACAAATGTAATGTTGGCTGATGTTTTTTATTTGTCCTGTATCTCAAATTTCGCACTTTTCAAGAGTTCTATGCTGTTGTAGTTATTTTCGTCTGCAAAACCAAACTCCCAAAGTGAATAAATATCTTTTCGTTTCTCAAAGAAAAGTATGTTTACTTTTTTCTTGGTATGAATTTGCCACTGACGAAACGGATAATACAACTGTCTGATTATCGTGTTTTTAGTTGCAGAATTTTTGGCTTCTATCAGTACGATTTGATTTCTGCCTTCATAACCTGCATCTACTTCCGTTTGTACACTTTCAGTTGCGATAAGTTGCTTATGCTGTCCTGCATAAAACTCAAACTTTGGCGTGTATTTTCTGCCCCGAATAGTCAAAACCAAACTTTCATCTTCCAAAAAACTACGCACCAAACTTGACGCATACGCAAAATCTAAATGCTGCATTTCAGAGTTCCCGATTTGCGAAGTTTCTAACTCAAAATCAAGTTTGGACTTGTAAATACTTGCTTCAGTGGTAATTTCGGGAATATCAATATAGCTTTCTCCCTATAAAATGGTGTAAATTCCGTTTTTAATAGGCAAAATAAACAAATTATTATCCACAAAAATCTGCGGTCTGCTTTCTCTTGTATCTTGTTTGCACAAAACACGAACTTCTCTTTCAGTAGTGTTTGTGAAATGTGCAGTTGCTTTTTTGATTTGTTCGGCTGTCAAAACAAACGGACTTTTTGAAAAATCGTGTTTGTGAATGTTGTATGTATCAAAAATTGATTGCCAAGGTTTGTGGTTCATATTGATAGTTGGTGATTAAAAGTTCGTTTATTTTTCCACGCTTGTCACCATTGCAATTGATGGCTCTACCTGCCGAAACTCTGAAAATATTATATCCTAAAAATGCCTTTTCAAAAAAGTCATCTTCTGGGTTTTCGTTTTTAGGGTCTGAATTGGAAAGCATCAATTTCGCTCCTTTTTCTCTGTCTAATTTTTGAAAGAATTGGGCTAATTCTAACTGCTCTTTATCCTTAAATTCTGCACCTGTATAAGTCGTAAAACTTGCTGTTTGGCTGATAGGTCTGTAAGGCGGGTCAAAATAAACAAATGTGTTTTCATTTACTTTATCAAAGCAACTTGAATAGTTAGCCTGCTGAATTTCAGCATTTTGCAATGCTTTTGAAACAGCCAAAATATTAGGTTCGTCAAAAATAGTGGCTGTTTTGTACTTTCCGTAAGGCACACTAAACTCGCCTTTTGAGTTCAGGCGAAAAAGTCCGTTAAAGCAAGTTTTGTTTAGAAATATAAATTGTGCTGCTCTTGAAATCCAATTATCAGACAACTTTTTATAGTTTATCTCAAATCGTTGCAGGTTGAAATGTTTGCGAACTGCCAAAAACAAGTTATTGCGTT
Encoded proteins:
- a CDS encoding type II restriction enzyme — protein: MNHKPWQSIFDTYNIHKHDFSKSPFVLTAEQIKKATAHFTNTTEREVRVLCKQDTRESRPQIFVDNNLFILPIKNGIYTIL
- a CDS encoding DUF6997 domain-containing protein — protein: MDIPEITTEASIYKSKLDFELETSQIGNSEMQHLDFAYASSLVRSFLEDESLVLTIRGRKYTPKFEFYAGQHKQLIATESVQTEVDAGYEGRNQIVLIEAKNSATKNTIIRQLYYPFRQWQIHTKKKVNILFFEKRKDIYSLWEFGFADENNYNSIELLKSAKFEIQDK
- a CDS encoding DNA adenine methylase; the protein is MTKARPFIKWVGGKNQLLEQFENYYPSELRKGIIKNYVEPFLGGGALFFALSQRYKIENAYLSDLNKDLVLTYQVIQQRPNDLLDFLEQYQKDYDQTEQEKRNNLFLAVRKHFNLQRFEINYKKLSDNWISRAAQFIFLNKTCFNGLFRLNSKGEFSVPYGKYKTATIFDEPNILAVSKALQNAEIQQANYSSCFDKVNENTFVYFDPPYRPISQTASFTTYTGAEFKDKEQLELAQFFQKLDREKGAKLMLSNSDPKNENPEDDFFEKAFLGYNIFRVSAGRAINCNGDKRGKINELLITNYQYEPQTLAINF